The Ziziphus jujuba cultivar Dongzao chromosome 7, ASM3175591v1 genome includes a region encoding these proteins:
- the LOC107424781 gene encoding methionine aminopeptidase 1D, chloroplastic/mitochondrial isoform X7 — protein MDIKTKVERIYLKEGKGSEGEVERKINRGRSMVGALGAQPKILSSFVSNRFLHSPNPPHLHQFFRYDAGAKHLYMQLPRTFSGLTNLLFNRRNVDESTNTKRKRLRPGKVSPLRPVPDHILKPPYVKSKRPPGIASGPEVHDEKGIECMRASGRLAAKVLEYAGTLVQPGTKTDEIDEAVHQMIIDNGAYPSPLGYGGFPKSVCTSVNECICHGIPDSRALEDGDIINIDVTVYLNGYHGDTSATFFCGNVDDEARNLVEVTKDCLYKAISICAPGVEFKKIGKTIHDHGDKYRYGVVRQFVGHGVGRVFHSDPVVLHYRNKDSGRMMLNQTFTIGA, from the exons ATGGATATTAAAACAAAAGTAGAACGGATATATCTAAAAGAGGGAAAAGGCAGTGAAGGAGAGGTTGAGAGAAAGATAAACAGGGGGAGAAGCATGGTGGGCGCTTTGGGTGCACAGCCAAAGATACTGTCTTCGTTTGTGTCTAACCGCTTCCTTCACTCACCCAACCCTCCTCATCTTCACCAGTTCTTCCGCTACGATGCAg GAGCTAAGCATTTGTACATGCAGTTGCCAAGAACATTTTCTGGTTTGACCAATCTGTTGTTTAATAGAAG AAATGTTGATGAATCTACAAATACCAAACGTAAACGCCTTAGACCTGGAAAAGTATCCCCTCTTCGACCTGTTCCAGATCATATACTCAAACCCCCTTATGTAAAATCTAAGAGACCTCCAGGCATTGCTAGTGGACCTGAAGTACATGATGAGAAAGGAATAGAATGCATGAGAGCTTCTGGAAGGCTTGCTGCCAAGGTTCTTGAATATGCTGGCACGTTGGTCCAG CCAGGCACAAAGACAGATGAAATTGACGAAGCTGTTCACCAAATGATTATTGACAATGGGGCTTACCCTTCACCTCTTGGGTATGGTGGGTTTCCGAAGAGTGTCTGCACATCAGTGAATGAATGCATCTGCCATGGAATACCAGATTCCCGTGCACTTGAG GATGGTGATATAATCAATATTGATGTTACCGTCTACTTAAAT GGGTATCATGGTGACACATCAGCTACTTTCTTTTGTGGCAATGTTGATGATGAGGCCAGAAACCTAGTCGAG GTAACGAAAGATTGTCTATATAAAGCAATATCAATATGTGCACCAGGAGTGGAATTCAAGAAAATCGGCAAAACAATTCA TGATCATGGAGATAAATATCGTTATGGTGTTGTTAGACAATTTGTAGGGCATGGGGTTGGACGTGTTTTTCACTCTGATCCAGTTGTTCTACACTACA GGAACAAGGATAGTGGGCGAATGATGTTGAATCAAACTTTCACAATTG gGGCGTAG
- the LOC107424781 gene encoding methionine aminopeptidase 1D, chloroplastic/mitochondrial isoform X6 codes for MDIKTKVERIYLKEGKGSEGEVERKINRGRSMVGALGAQPKILSSFVSNRFLHSPNPPHLHQFFRYDAGAKHLYMQLPRTFSGLTNLLFNRRNVDESTNTKRKRLRPGKVSPLRPVPDHILKPPYVKSKRPPGIASGPEVHDEKGIECMRASGRLAAKVLEYAGTLVQPGTKTDEIDEAVHQMIIDNGAYPSPLGYGGFPKSVCTSVNECICHGIPDSRALEDGDIINIDVTVYLNGYHGDTSATFFCGNVDDEARNLVEVTKDCLYKAISICAPGVEFKKIGKTIHDHGDKYRYGVVRQFVGHGVGRVFHSDPVVLHYRNKDSGRMMLNQTFTIGL; via the exons ATGGATATTAAAACAAAAGTAGAACGGATATATCTAAAAGAGGGAAAAGGCAGTGAAGGAGAGGTTGAGAGAAAGATAAACAGGGGGAGAAGCATGGTGGGCGCTTTGGGTGCACAGCCAAAGATACTGTCTTCGTTTGTGTCTAACCGCTTCCTTCACTCACCCAACCCTCCTCATCTTCACCAGTTCTTCCGCTACGATGCAg GAGCTAAGCATTTGTACATGCAGTTGCCAAGAACATTTTCTGGTTTGACCAATCTGTTGTTTAATAGAAG AAATGTTGATGAATCTACAAATACCAAACGTAAACGCCTTAGACCTGGAAAAGTATCCCCTCTTCGACCTGTTCCAGATCATATACTCAAACCCCCTTATGTAAAATCTAAGAGACCTCCAGGCATTGCTAGTGGACCTGAAGTACATGATGAGAAAGGAATAGAATGCATGAGAGCTTCTGGAAGGCTTGCTGCCAAGGTTCTTGAATATGCTGGCACGTTGGTCCAG CCAGGCACAAAGACAGATGAAATTGACGAAGCTGTTCACCAAATGATTATTGACAATGGGGCTTACCCTTCACCTCTTGGGTATGGTGGGTTTCCGAAGAGTGTCTGCACATCAGTGAATGAATGCATCTGCCATGGAATACCAGATTCCCGTGCACTTGAG GATGGTGATATAATCAATATTGATGTTACCGTCTACTTAAAT GGGTATCATGGTGACACATCAGCTACTTTCTTTTGTGGCAATGTTGATGATGAGGCCAGAAACCTAGTCGAG GTAACGAAAGATTGTCTATATAAAGCAATATCAATATGTGCACCAGGAGTGGAATTCAAGAAAATCGGCAAAACAATTCA TGATCATGGAGATAAATATCGTTATGGTGTTGTTAGACAATTTGTAGGGCATGGGGTTGGACGTGTTTTTCACTCTGATCCAGTTGTTCTACACTACA GGAACAAGGATAGTGGGCGAATGATGTTGAATCAAACTTTCACAATTG GTCTATAG
- the LOC107424781 gene encoding methionine aminopeptidase 1D, chloroplastic/mitochondrial isoform X3, with product MDIKTKVERIYLKEGKGSEGEVERKINRGRSMVGALGAQPKILSSFVSNRFLHSPNPPHLHQFFRYDAGAKHLYMQLPRTFSGLTNLLFNRRNVDESTNTKRKRLRPGKVSPLRPVPDHILKPPYVKSKRPPGIASGPEVHDEKGIECMRASGRLAAKVLEYAGTLVQPGTKTDEIDEAVHQMIIDNGAYPSPLGYGGFPKSVCTSVNECICHGIPDSRALEDGDIINIDVTVYLNGYHGDTSATFFCGNVDDEARNLVEVTKDCLYKAISICAPGVEFKKIGKTIHDHGDKYRYGVVRQFVGHGVGRVFHSDPVVLHYRNKDSGRMMLNQTFTIVMPIDFISTPSIVYILIVWLYSLEKGMKIVPMQPEIT from the exons ATGGATATTAAAACAAAAGTAGAACGGATATATCTAAAAGAGGGAAAAGGCAGTGAAGGAGAGGTTGAGAGAAAGATAAACAGGGGGAGAAGCATGGTGGGCGCTTTGGGTGCACAGCCAAAGATACTGTCTTCGTTTGTGTCTAACCGCTTCCTTCACTCACCCAACCCTCCTCATCTTCACCAGTTCTTCCGCTACGATGCAg GAGCTAAGCATTTGTACATGCAGTTGCCAAGAACATTTTCTGGTTTGACCAATCTGTTGTTTAATAGAAG AAATGTTGATGAATCTACAAATACCAAACGTAAACGCCTTAGACCTGGAAAAGTATCCCCTCTTCGACCTGTTCCAGATCATATACTCAAACCCCCTTATGTAAAATCTAAGAGACCTCCAGGCATTGCTAGTGGACCTGAAGTACATGATGAGAAAGGAATAGAATGCATGAGAGCTTCTGGAAGGCTTGCTGCCAAGGTTCTTGAATATGCTGGCACGTTGGTCCAG CCAGGCACAAAGACAGATGAAATTGACGAAGCTGTTCACCAAATGATTATTGACAATGGGGCTTACCCTTCACCTCTTGGGTATGGTGGGTTTCCGAAGAGTGTCTGCACATCAGTGAATGAATGCATCTGCCATGGAATACCAGATTCCCGTGCACTTGAG GATGGTGATATAATCAATATTGATGTTACCGTCTACTTAAAT GGGTATCATGGTGACACATCAGCTACTTTCTTTTGTGGCAATGTTGATGATGAGGCCAGAAACCTAGTCGAG GTAACGAAAGATTGTCTATATAAAGCAATATCAATATGTGCACCAGGAGTGGAATTCAAGAAAATCGGCAAAACAATTCA TGATCATGGAGATAAATATCGTTATGGTGTTGTTAGACAATTTGTAGGGCATGGGGTTGGACGTGTTTTTCACTCTGATCCAGTTGTTCTACACTACA GGAACAAGGATAGTGGGCGAATGATGTTGAATCAAACTTTCACAATTG TGATGCCGATAGACTTTATATCAACTCCCTCCatagtatatattttaattg TTTGGTTGTATTCTCTGGAAAAGGGAATGAAGATAGTGCCTATGCAACcagaaataacataa
- the LOC107424781 gene encoding methionine aminopeptidase 1D, chloroplastic/mitochondrial isoform X5 — MDIKTKVERIYLKEGKGSEGEVERKINRGRSMVGALGAQPKILSSFVSNRFLHSPNPPHLHQFFRYDAGAKHLYMQLPRTFSGLTNLLFNRRNVDESTNTKRKRLRPGKVSPLRPVPDHILKPPYVKSKRPPGIASGPEVHDEKGIECMRASGRLAAKVLEYAGTLVQPGTKTDEIDEAVHQMIIDNGAYPSPLGYGGFPKSVCTSVNECICHGIPDSRALEDGDIINIDVTVYLNGYHGDTSATFFCGNVDDEARNLVEVTKDCLYKAISICAPGVEFKKIGKTIHDHGDKYRYGVVRQFVGHGVGRVFHSDPVVLHYRNKDSGRMMLNQTFTIGHLPFD; from the exons ATGGATATTAAAACAAAAGTAGAACGGATATATCTAAAAGAGGGAAAAGGCAGTGAAGGAGAGGTTGAGAGAAAGATAAACAGGGGGAGAAGCATGGTGGGCGCTTTGGGTGCACAGCCAAAGATACTGTCTTCGTTTGTGTCTAACCGCTTCCTTCACTCACCCAACCCTCCTCATCTTCACCAGTTCTTCCGCTACGATGCAg GAGCTAAGCATTTGTACATGCAGTTGCCAAGAACATTTTCTGGTTTGACCAATCTGTTGTTTAATAGAAG AAATGTTGATGAATCTACAAATACCAAACGTAAACGCCTTAGACCTGGAAAAGTATCCCCTCTTCGACCTGTTCCAGATCATATACTCAAACCCCCTTATGTAAAATCTAAGAGACCTCCAGGCATTGCTAGTGGACCTGAAGTACATGATGAGAAAGGAATAGAATGCATGAGAGCTTCTGGAAGGCTTGCTGCCAAGGTTCTTGAATATGCTGGCACGTTGGTCCAG CCAGGCACAAAGACAGATGAAATTGACGAAGCTGTTCACCAAATGATTATTGACAATGGGGCTTACCCTTCACCTCTTGGGTATGGTGGGTTTCCGAAGAGTGTCTGCACATCAGTGAATGAATGCATCTGCCATGGAATACCAGATTCCCGTGCACTTGAG GATGGTGATATAATCAATATTGATGTTACCGTCTACTTAAAT GGGTATCATGGTGACACATCAGCTACTTTCTTTTGTGGCAATGTTGATGATGAGGCCAGAAACCTAGTCGAG GTAACGAAAGATTGTCTATATAAAGCAATATCAATATGTGCACCAGGAGTGGAATTCAAGAAAATCGGCAAAACAATTCA TGATCATGGAGATAAATATCGTTATGGTGTTGTTAGACAATTTGTAGGGCATGGGGTTGGACGTGTTTTTCACTCTGATCCAGTTGTTCTACACTACA GGAACAAGGATAGTGGGCGAATGATGTTGAATCAAACTTTCACAATTG GGCATCTCCCATTTGATTGA
- the LOC107424781 gene encoding methionine aminopeptidase 1D, chloroplastic/mitochondrial isoform X4, with product MDIKTKVERIYLKEGKGSEGEVERKINRGRSMVGALGAQPKILSSFVSNRFLHSPNPPHLHQFFRYDAGAKHLYMQLPRTFSGLTNLLFNRRNVDESTNTKRKRLRPGKVSPLRPVPDHILKPPYVKSKRPPGIASGPEVHDEKGIECMRASGRLAAKVLEYAGTLVQPGTKTDEIDEAVHQMIIDNGAYPSPLGYGGFPKSVCTSVNECICHGIPDSRALEDGDIINIDVTVYLNGYHGDTSATFFCGNVDDEARNLVEVTKDCLYKAISICAPGVEFKKIGKTIHDHGDKYRYGVVRQFVGHGVGRVFHSDPVVLHYRNKDSGRMMLNQTFTIVMPIDFISTPSIVYILIGHLPFD from the exons ATGGATATTAAAACAAAAGTAGAACGGATATATCTAAAAGAGGGAAAAGGCAGTGAAGGAGAGGTTGAGAGAAAGATAAACAGGGGGAGAAGCATGGTGGGCGCTTTGGGTGCACAGCCAAAGATACTGTCTTCGTTTGTGTCTAACCGCTTCCTTCACTCACCCAACCCTCCTCATCTTCACCAGTTCTTCCGCTACGATGCAg GAGCTAAGCATTTGTACATGCAGTTGCCAAGAACATTTTCTGGTTTGACCAATCTGTTGTTTAATAGAAG AAATGTTGATGAATCTACAAATACCAAACGTAAACGCCTTAGACCTGGAAAAGTATCCCCTCTTCGACCTGTTCCAGATCATATACTCAAACCCCCTTATGTAAAATCTAAGAGACCTCCAGGCATTGCTAGTGGACCTGAAGTACATGATGAGAAAGGAATAGAATGCATGAGAGCTTCTGGAAGGCTTGCTGCCAAGGTTCTTGAATATGCTGGCACGTTGGTCCAG CCAGGCACAAAGACAGATGAAATTGACGAAGCTGTTCACCAAATGATTATTGACAATGGGGCTTACCCTTCACCTCTTGGGTATGGTGGGTTTCCGAAGAGTGTCTGCACATCAGTGAATGAATGCATCTGCCATGGAATACCAGATTCCCGTGCACTTGAG GATGGTGATATAATCAATATTGATGTTACCGTCTACTTAAAT GGGTATCATGGTGACACATCAGCTACTTTCTTTTGTGGCAATGTTGATGATGAGGCCAGAAACCTAGTCGAG GTAACGAAAGATTGTCTATATAAAGCAATATCAATATGTGCACCAGGAGTGGAATTCAAGAAAATCGGCAAAACAATTCA TGATCATGGAGATAAATATCGTTATGGTGTTGTTAGACAATTTGTAGGGCATGGGGTTGGACGTGTTTTTCACTCTGATCCAGTTGTTCTACACTACA GGAACAAGGATAGTGGGCGAATGATGTTGAATCAAACTTTCACAATTG TGATGCCGATAGACTTTATATCAACTCCCTCCatagtatatattttaattg GGCATCTCCCATTTGATTGA
- the LOC107424781 gene encoding methionine aminopeptidase 1D, chloroplastic/mitochondrial isoform X2 — translation MDIKTKVERIYLKEGKGSEGEVERKINRGRSMVGALGAQPKILSSFVSNRFLHSPNPPHLHQFFRYDAGAKHLYMQLPRTFSGLTNLLFNRRNVDESTNTKRKRLRPGKVSPLRPVPDHILKPPYVKSKRPPGIASGPEVHDEKGIECMRASGRLAAKVLEYAGTLVQPGTKTDEIDEAVHQMIIDNGAYPSPLGYGGFPKSVCTSVNECICHGIPDSRALEDGDIINIDVTVYLNGYHGDTSATFFCGNVDDEARNLVEVTKDCLYKAISICAPGVEFKKIGKTIHDHGDKYRYGVVRQFVGHGVGRVFHSDPVVLHYRNKDSGRMMLNQTFTIVMPIDFISTPSIVYILIGKMKNSVKEDFHIEAILQNYSFPM, via the exons ATGGATATTAAAACAAAAGTAGAACGGATATATCTAAAAGAGGGAAAAGGCAGTGAAGGAGAGGTTGAGAGAAAGATAAACAGGGGGAGAAGCATGGTGGGCGCTTTGGGTGCACAGCCAAAGATACTGTCTTCGTTTGTGTCTAACCGCTTCCTTCACTCACCCAACCCTCCTCATCTTCACCAGTTCTTCCGCTACGATGCAg GAGCTAAGCATTTGTACATGCAGTTGCCAAGAACATTTTCTGGTTTGACCAATCTGTTGTTTAATAGAAG AAATGTTGATGAATCTACAAATACCAAACGTAAACGCCTTAGACCTGGAAAAGTATCCCCTCTTCGACCTGTTCCAGATCATATACTCAAACCCCCTTATGTAAAATCTAAGAGACCTCCAGGCATTGCTAGTGGACCTGAAGTACATGATGAGAAAGGAATAGAATGCATGAGAGCTTCTGGAAGGCTTGCTGCCAAGGTTCTTGAATATGCTGGCACGTTGGTCCAG CCAGGCACAAAGACAGATGAAATTGACGAAGCTGTTCACCAAATGATTATTGACAATGGGGCTTACCCTTCACCTCTTGGGTATGGTGGGTTTCCGAAGAGTGTCTGCACATCAGTGAATGAATGCATCTGCCATGGAATACCAGATTCCCGTGCACTTGAG GATGGTGATATAATCAATATTGATGTTACCGTCTACTTAAAT GGGTATCATGGTGACACATCAGCTACTTTCTTTTGTGGCAATGTTGATGATGAGGCCAGAAACCTAGTCGAG GTAACGAAAGATTGTCTATATAAAGCAATATCAATATGTGCACCAGGAGTGGAATTCAAGAAAATCGGCAAAACAATTCA TGATCATGGAGATAAATATCGTTATGGTGTTGTTAGACAATTTGTAGGGCATGGGGTTGGACGTGTTTTTCACTCTGATCCAGTTGTTCTACACTACA GGAACAAGGATAGTGGGCGAATGATGTTGAATCAAACTTTCACAATTG TGATGCCGATAGACTTTATATCAACTCCCTCCatagtatatattttaattggtaagATGAAAAACTCCGTTAAAGAAGATTTCCATATTGAGGCCATACTTCAGAATTATTCATTTCCCATGTAG
- the LOC107424781 gene encoding methionine aminopeptidase 1D, chloroplastic/mitochondrial isoform X1 encodes MDIKTKVERIYLKEGKGSEGEVERKINRGRSMVGALGAQPKILSSFVSNRFLHSPNPPHLHQFFRYDAGAKHLYMQLPRTFSGLTNLLFNRRNVDESTNTKRKRLRPGKVSPLRPVPDHILKPPYVKSKRPPGIASGPEVHDEKGIECMRASGRLAAKVLEYAGTLVQPGTKTDEIDEAVHQMIIDNGAYPSPLGYGGFPKSVCTSVNECICHGIPDSRALEDGDIINIDVTVYLNGYHGDTSATFFCGNVDDEARNLVEVTKDCLYKAISICAPGVEFKKIGKTIHDHGDKYRYGVVRQFVGHGVGRVFHSDPVVLHYRNKDSGRMMLNQTFTIEPMLTIGSIHPVIWDDDWTVVTEDGSLSAQFEHTILITENGAEILTQC; translated from the exons ATGGATATTAAAACAAAAGTAGAACGGATATATCTAAAAGAGGGAAAAGGCAGTGAAGGAGAGGTTGAGAGAAAGATAAACAGGGGGAGAAGCATGGTGGGCGCTTTGGGTGCACAGCCAAAGATACTGTCTTCGTTTGTGTCTAACCGCTTCCTTCACTCACCCAACCCTCCTCATCTTCACCAGTTCTTCCGCTACGATGCAg GAGCTAAGCATTTGTACATGCAGTTGCCAAGAACATTTTCTGGTTTGACCAATCTGTTGTTTAATAGAAG AAATGTTGATGAATCTACAAATACCAAACGTAAACGCCTTAGACCTGGAAAAGTATCCCCTCTTCGACCTGTTCCAGATCATATACTCAAACCCCCTTATGTAAAATCTAAGAGACCTCCAGGCATTGCTAGTGGACCTGAAGTACATGATGAGAAAGGAATAGAATGCATGAGAGCTTCTGGAAGGCTTGCTGCCAAGGTTCTTGAATATGCTGGCACGTTGGTCCAG CCAGGCACAAAGACAGATGAAATTGACGAAGCTGTTCACCAAATGATTATTGACAATGGGGCTTACCCTTCACCTCTTGGGTATGGTGGGTTTCCGAAGAGTGTCTGCACATCAGTGAATGAATGCATCTGCCATGGAATACCAGATTCCCGTGCACTTGAG GATGGTGATATAATCAATATTGATGTTACCGTCTACTTAAAT GGGTATCATGGTGACACATCAGCTACTTTCTTTTGTGGCAATGTTGATGATGAGGCCAGAAACCTAGTCGAG GTAACGAAAGATTGTCTATATAAAGCAATATCAATATGTGCACCAGGAGTGGAATTCAAGAAAATCGGCAAAACAATTCA TGATCATGGAGATAAATATCGTTATGGTGTTGTTAGACAATTTGTAGGGCATGGGGTTGGACGTGTTTTTCACTCTGATCCAGTTGTTCTACACTACA GGAACAAGGATAGTGGGCGAATGATGTTGAATCAAACTTTCACAATTG AACCAATGCTGACAATAGGTAGCATACATCCAGTCATTTGGGATGATGATTGGACGGTCGTTACAGAAGATGGAAGCTTGTCAGCCCAGTTTGAACACACCATATTAATAACAGAGAATGGGGCTGAGATACTGACTCAGTGTTAG